Proteins encoded by one window of uncultured Draconibacterium sp.:
- a CDS encoding histidine phosphatase family protein, whose protein sequence is MKQVVIVRHGKAVPYGYEDDFTRDLRERGKNDAKLISEELKKRSIIPDKIISSPAKRAFKTAMIFAENLDFKRQDIVTVEDIYDGLTTNDFLGLIQALPPDDKRVFFFGHNPGFYYYVCNLLEEFYSDMPTSSTVGINFDVENWEEVEARSGKLAFHLVPRMFK, encoded by the coding sequence ATGAAACAGGTAGTAATCGTACGACATGGCAAAGCCGTACCTTACGGGTACGAAGATGATTTTACACGCGATCTGCGTGAACGTGGTAAAAACGATGCCAAACTTATTAGTGAAGAATTGAAAAAGCGTAGCATTATTCCTGATAAAATCATTTCAAGCCCCGCCAAACGTGCTTTTAAAACGGCAATGATTTTTGCTGAGAACCTTGACTTCAAACGACAAGATATTGTAACCGTTGAAGATATTTACGATGGTCTTACTACCAACGATTTCCTCGGATTAATTCAGGCACTGCCCCCCGATGACAAAAGAGTATTTTTCTTTGGCCACAATCCGGGATTTTACTATTACGTGTGCAATTTACTTGAAGAGTTTTACAGCGACATGCCCACTTCATCAACCGTTGGAATAAACTTCGATGTAGAAAACTGGGAAGAAGTGGAAGCGCGAAGTGGTAAACTGGCCTTTCATCTTGTTCCCCGAATGTTCAAATAG
- a CDS encoding putative quinol monooxygenase, translated as MITIVAKFIVQKGQESTFKRLVDGLGEASRAEDGNIEYVLHKKVDDPLTFCLIEKWKDQAAIDFHNSTPHFTSTVPKIGELAEVTIDIYEPE; from the coding sequence CAAAAAGGACAGGAATCAACATTTAAGAGACTCGTTGATGGATTGGGAGAAGCATCGCGTGCCGAGGATGGAAACATTGAATATGTTTTGCATAAAAAAGTAGACGATCCGTTAACATTTTGCCTGATTGAAAAGTGGAAGGACCAGGCAGCTATTGATTTCCATAACAGCACCCCACATTTTACGAGTACCGTTCCTAAAATAGGTGAATTGGCAGAAGTCACCATTGACATTTACGAACCGGAATAA